One Stigmatopora nigra isolate UIUO_SnigA chromosome 1, RoL_Snig_1.1, whole genome shotgun sequence DNA segment encodes these proteins:
- the LOC144204222 gene encoding uncharacterized protein LOC144204222 — protein sequence MSDVSEESLLDYFYSTAGSLGKVKNSDILKTFKPFIGHSDAQLRAKYREEFKLIIDRIAVVKSENGEKYLYLKKKYRQLLQTRDKDKTQTADVDHTVLTKAQGDVTDVSASANQQRECQDELITCGEPDCAAEWESEQDDESTGSMGSAAVALDPLEKEWIYFAAGARIPNLSQLLRQDPSLANKKDFTSFTALHWAAKHGNEDMANLIANAGADVNTKSGYTPLHIAALHGHLNILHLLVGTYGAKENLRDYSGRLALHYLNPKEPEGPPDDDCDLPEFQVSQARERNRNRKLAALFHSRKKWGSAEDLAPIEEERTPSHQLALPAFRPRKFSR from the exons ATGAGCGATGTGAGTGAAGAGTCGCTGCTGGACTATTTCTACTCCACTGCGGGCAGCTTGGGCAAAGTGAAAAATTCAGATATACTGAAGACTTTTAAGCCTTTTATTGGCCACAGTGACGCGCAATTGCGTG CTAAATATAGAGAAGAATTCAAGCTTATTATTGACAGAATTGCCGTGGTCAAGTCAGAAAAC GGTGAGAAGTACCTTTACCTCAAGAAGAAATACAGACAGCTACTCCAAACAcgagacaaagacaaaacgcagACGGCAGATGTGGACCACACGGTGCTGACTAAAGCACAGGGGGATGTCACGGATGTCTCTGCTTCTGCCAACCAACAGAGAGAATGTCAGGATGAGCTGATCACATGTGGCGAACCAGACTGTGCTGCAGAG TGGGAGTCTGAGCAGGACGATGAGTCAACTGGTAGCATGGGTTCAGCTGCCGTTGCA CTGGACCCTCTAGAAAAGGAGTGGATCTACTTTGCAGCTGGTGCTCGGATTCCTAACCTCAGTCAGCTGCTTCGACAGGACCCATCGCTTGCTAACAAGAAG GACTTTACATCT TTT ACTGCTTTGCACTGGGCTGCCAAACATGGAAATGAGGACATGGCAAATCTCATAGCAAATGCTGGTGCTGATGTCAACACCAAATCA GGTTATACGCCGTTACACATCGCAGCGTTGCATGGCCATCTGAACATTCTTCACCTGCTTGTTGGGACATatg GTGCAAAGGAGAATTTGCGTGATTACAGCGGCCGTCTTGCATTGCATTACCTGAACCCCAAAGAACCAGAGGGCCCACCAGACGATGACTGTGATCTAC CAGAATTCCAAGTGTCTCAGGCTAGAGAACGGAACAGAAACAGGAAATTGGCGGCACTCTTCCACTCCAGGAAGAAGTGGGGCTCAGCTGAGGACTTGGCGCCCATCGAGGAAGAGAGAACACCATCACATCAGCTCGCCCTTCCTGCCTTCAGACCCCGGAAGTTCTCTCGCTGA